The stretch of DNA ACGGATTGGTATAATCGTTTAGGTTTGGCGCGGAGCAGGAGTTATGAGAAACGCATTCCCGACGCAGTTTTCGGTTGCGATGAAGCCAAAATAGCACTCTTTTTGCACCATTTGTGGGCTACAGATGGCAACATTAGCTGGAAACGATTGCCAGATCGAAAACCGGGTGCGGCCATTTATTACGCGTCTTCGAGTCAGCAGTTGGCCCGCGACGTTCAGCACCTGCTGTTGCGGCTGGGCGTTCTGTCGACGGTTAAACAGGCATCGTCGACCGGGGAGTACCGGCCTATGTACCATGTTCACATTCAGGGAAAGACGCAGCAAAAGGCTTTCCTGACACTGGTGAACAGCTACGGGCAACGGGGTGAGTTAGCTCCTGAATTATTGGCAGCTTTAGATGAAGTTGCCGAAAATACAAATGTCGATGTAATTCCGAAGGAGGTTTGGCATTCCGTGATAACGGGCTGTAAAACTGATGATCAGATTAGCTGGCGTACATTGTCGGACCGAATCGGTATGCAATATGCGGGCAGTAGCCTGTTCAAAGCGGGCGTATCGCGGCAGCGCATGGCCCGGCTCTACGAAGCCATGCCCTACGACGTACTGAAGCAGTTGGCCGAATCTGACGTGCTTTGGGATGAGGTTGTATCGATAGAGTCGCTTGGCGAAGAAGACGTATATGACGCCACCGTACCCTCGGTACACAATTTTGTTGCCAACGATATTATCGTTCATAACAGCATCGAGCAGGACGCCGATATGGTTTGCTTCCTGTATCGGCCTGAGTATTACAACATTACCCAGGATGAAAGTGGCAATTCAACGGCGGGTATTGGCGAGGTAATCATTGCAAAAAACCGGAGTGGCTCGCTCGATACGATCCAACTCCGGTTCATCAACAAATACACCAAATTCTGCGACCTCGATACGTACTTCGAGCCAGTACAGGCGCAGGGCTTCGCGCCCGACGTAAACGGCCTGAGCAGTTTCGACGCTCCCCCGGCCAGCGGCAGTGTCTTTAAAAGCAAAGCCAATAACTTGTCCAATTTCGGCAACGCCGACCCCAGTCAGGAAACACCGTTCTGAGTAACGCGGCTGGAAAGCCGCCCTAAGCGTCAGCAATGCACATTTCGGCTGTTCTCGGCTGATGCTCGGGACGGCTTTCCAGCCGCGTTACATTAGAAATTCGGTTTTAGCAGGTATCTGCTGTAGAACTCGTCAATCACCTTTACGGCATCGGTAGGCGTGTCAACGATGCTGATGAGTTTCATGTCTTCGGGATTGATGTTGTGTTCCTGCCCCAGCATTACCTCGGTAATCCAGTCGATGAGACCCTGCCAGTAGGTACGTCCCACCAGCACGATGGGGAACCGGGCAATCTTGCGGGTCTGAATCAGCGTCAGAGCCTCAAACAACTCATCGAGTGTGCCCATGCCACCGGGCATCACAATGAAGCCCTGCGCGTATTTCACGAACATCACTTTCCGCACGAAAAAGAAATCGAAGTTGATGCTCTTATCGGGGTCGATGTAGATATTGCTGTGTTGCTCGAACGGCAGTTTGATATTCAGACCGACCGATTTGCCGCCCTGTTCGTAGGCTCCTTTATTGCCCGCTTCCATGATGCCGGGACCACCGCCTGTAATAACGCCGTAGCCATGCCGCACGAGTTTGGCGGCTATTTCCTCCGTCATCTTGTAGTACGGATTGTCGGGCTTGGTACGGGCTGAGCCAAAAATCGATACACAGGGGCCGATTTTGGCTAATTTGTCGAAGCCCTCTACAAACTCGGCCATCACTTTGAAAATGACCCACGAGTCTGCCGTTTTGATTTCGTTCCAGTTGTGATCCTGAAACGCTTCTTTAATGCGTTGTTCGTCGGGGGTAAGTAGTAATTCGTCGCGTTTGGGAATGTCTTGTGTAAGGCGTTCGGTACTTTGCGCATCAGAACGTTGAACGTTCTCTTTGGTTGCTTCCATTTTTTACTGTAAAAGGTAGTGGGTACGGTCAGTACTCGCTATGTTCAACAACTATTTATCCGCTCGTTTGGTCAAAAAATACCCAGCCGACAGCCATATCGACCCGTATTTGTACACAGGCGGAATAGGATAACGACGAAATGCATGAAAACGTTTCTTAAATTTTTGTGACCAGCGGTGAACGCCCCTACCCCTACCGCCGGTGGTTTTCGAGGCACTGCGCGATACGGTCGAGTGCCACGGTCAGTTCATCGACGGTGGGCAGGCACACGATACGAAAATGATCGTTAGCGACGTAGTTGAAGCCCGTTCCGGCTACCACCAGCACCTTCTGCTCAGTCAGTAGTTTCAACACAAAATCCTGATCGTCAACAAAGTCAAACTGTGTCAGGTCAATTTTTGGGAAGATGTACAAAGCTCCTTTGGGTTTCACGCACGTAATGCCCGGAATAGCCACCATGCGCTCCCAGGCCAGCATCATCTGCCGGTAGAGCCGCCCTGTAGGCAGCACTAAGTCGTTGATACTCTGATAACCACCGAGTGCGGTTTGAATAGCATACTGAGTTGGCACGTTGGCGCAGAGCCGCATACTCGCCAGCAGCGTCAGTCCCTCGATGTATGATTTGGCCCGGTGCCGCGCTCCGCTCAGAATCAGCCAGCCCCCCCGAAAACCAGCCGCGCGGTAATTTTTCGACAGCCCCCCCATCGTAATACAGAGCGTGTCGTTTACCATCTTCGAGATCGGGTAATGCACATTGTCGTTGTACAGAATCCGGTCGTAAATCTCGTCGGAGAACACAATCAGCTTGTGCCGTTCGGCAATACGGGCGATGCCCTCCAGCGCGGCTTTGTCGTAGACGGCACCCGTAGGGTTGTTGGGGTTTATGACGACAATGGCTCGTGTGCGGGGGGTGATTTTGCGTTCGAGGTCGGCCAGATCGGGATTCCAGTCGGCGGCTTCATCGCAAACATAATGTACGGGTTTGCCGCCACAGAATGCCACAGAAGCCGTCCAGAGTGGGTAGTCGGGTGTGGGAATCAGCACTTCGTCGCCTTCATTGAGCAACGCCTGCATGGCCAGCATAATAAGCTCGCTGACACCATTTCCAATATAAATATCGTTGATGGTAATGCCAGGCAGGCCAATGTTCTGGGTATAGTGCATCACGGCTTTGCGGGCAGCAAACAGCCCCCGCGAATCAGAATAGCCCTGTGCATTGCGAATGTTCAGGATAATGTCGTGAACGATTTCGTCGGGCGCGTCGAAACCGAAGGTTGCGGGATTGCCGATGTTCAGGCTGATAATCTTGTATCCCTGACTTTCGAGTTCGAGCGATTTTTCATAGATCGGGCCCCGAATGTCGTATTGCAAATGGGTTAAGCGGTCGCTTTTCTGAATGTCCATACCGGGTACTTCCACACTGGATACTTGCTCGCCGGGCAAATCAACCACTGGCACGTCTGTGTCAACTAATTCCATGCCGTAAAATTACACAATATCCGGGCCGATTTTACTTCCCGAAGGTCATGGCCCGGCCTTCCTGCGGCACGATGAAGCGGCTGGCTGGTACAAAGCGGGCATCCAACGCTTTTTTCAAATCGTCGGCGGGTTCGGTCAGGCCATCGTCGCCCTGTTGAAAAGTACCAAAATGAATACCTACGGCATGTTCGGCATTGAGGTCGAGCAGGGCCTGAACGGCTCCCTCGGGCGAGACGTGAACAGGAGCCATAAACCACTGCGGGCGGTACGAACCAATAGGCAGCAAGGCCAATTCAATAGGACCGTATCGCGTGGCGATATCCTTGAAATGAGGACCGTACCCGCTGTCGCCACAGAAATAGGTTGTGCCAAATGAGGTATGCAGCAGATAGCCCACCCAAAGCGTTCGGTCGCGGTCGCCCATGCCCCGGTTACTGAAATGCCGGGCCTGCGTACAGGTCAGCGTTAGCTGGTCATTAACGCGTAACGTATCGTTCCAGTCGAGTTCGCGGGCAACGCGGGCACCAGCCTTTTTGGGTAGATACGACACACCGAGGGGCGTTACGAACAGCGGGTTGAAGGCTTTCACCAACCGCCGAATCGTGGGCAGGTCAAGATGGTCGTAGTGCAGATGACTGAGTAACACCACGTCGATAGGCGGTAATTCATCAAAGCGCAGCCCCGGCGGGCGTTTCCGCTTCACGCTCAGCCAGCGGGTCGGCCCGACAAAATCTGACCAAACCGGGTCGGTCAGAATATTGAGTCCGTTGGTTTGCAACAGAAACGTTGAATGATTTACAAACGTAACCACTAAGCTATCGCCCTCCACCCGCGCAGCCGGGCGCGGACCAACAAAGGCGTTGGGCTGTTTGGGCCACGCGCCTTTGTCGCGGTGTAGCAGCCATTCCCAAACACTTGCTGACCGCTCAGGGGCGTTGGGGTTACTGAATTTTTTGCCGTTGAAGTGGTCGGTGATAGGGCCACGATAACGCGGGGCGCAGGAAGCCATTAGCATCAACAAGACAATAAATCGCTGCATTCGTAAAAAGATTTTGTTGCGCAGAGAGATACGCGCTGATTTATTGGCTTCTCCGTGCATCTCTTTTCGCTCTGTGTATCTCTGTGTAATAACTAAATTTTACCCGTCAAAACAAACGCATCTGCCCCGGTGCAGCCTTGCCAGACGCAATGCCTTCATGTTCCAGCAGCCATTGTTTGCGCCAAAGGCCGCCTGCGTAGCCCGTCAGCGAACCGTCGGAGCCGATGATACGGTGGCAGGGTACAACAATCCAGAGCGGATTTTTGCCGTTCGCAGCCGCCACCGCCCGAATCGCTTTTTCGTCGCCCAAT from Spirosoma montaniterrae encodes:
- a CDS encoding TIGR00730 family Rossman fold protein; this translates as MEATKENVQRSDAQSTERLTQDIPKRDELLLTPDEQRIKEAFQDHNWNEIKTADSWVIFKVMAEFVEGFDKLAKIGPCVSIFGSARTKPDNPYYKMTEEIAAKLVRHGYGVITGGGPGIMEAGNKGAYEQGGKSVGLNIKLPFEQHSNIYIDPDKSINFDFFFVRKVMFVKYAQGFIVMPGGMGTLDELFEALTLIQTRKIARFPIVLVGRTYWQGLIDWITEVMLGQEHNINPEDMKLISIVDTPTDAVKVIDEFYSRYLLKPNF
- a CDS encoding pyridoxal phosphate-dependent aminotransferase — encoded protein: MDIQKSDRLTHLQYDIRGPIYEKSLELESQGYKIISLNIGNPATFGFDAPDEIVHDIILNIRNAQGYSDSRGLFAARKAVMHYTQNIGLPGITINDIYIGNGVSELIMLAMQALLNEGDEVLIPTPDYPLWTASVAFCGGKPVHYVCDEAADWNPDLADLERKITPRTRAIVVINPNNPTGAVYDKAALEGIARIAERHKLIVFSDEIYDRILYNDNVHYPISKMVNDTLCITMGGLSKNYRAAGFRGGWLILSGARHRAKSYIEGLTLLASMRLCANVPTQYAIQTALGGYQSINDLVLPTGRLYRQMMLAWERMVAIPGITCVKPKGALYIFPKIDLTQFDFVDDQDFVLKLLTEQKVLVVAGTGFNYVANDHFRIVCLPTVDELTVALDRIAQCLENHRR
- a CDS encoding MBL fold metallo-hydrolase, encoding MQRFIVLLMLMASCAPRYRGPITDHFNGKKFSNPNAPERSASVWEWLLHRDKGAWPKQPNAFVGPRPAARVEGDSLVVTFVNHSTFLLQTNGLNILTDPVWSDFVGPTRWLSVKRKRPPGLRFDELPPIDVVLLSHLHYDHLDLPTIRRLVKAFNPLFVTPLGVSYLPKKAGARVARELDWNDTLRVNDQLTLTCTQARHFSNRGMGDRDRTLWVGYLLHTSFGTTYFCGDSGYGPHFKDIATRYGPIELALLPIGSYRPQWFMAPVHVSPEGAVQALLDLNAEHAVGIHFGTFQQGDDGLTEPADDLKKALDARFVPASRFIVPQEGRAMTFGK